In one window of Kosmotoga pacifica DNA:
- a CDS encoding tetratricopeptide repeat protein has translation MSKHEVLVYLPLKPSAAKIQNLPVKLPVRIEDLPKIVNEDRIDLDIIIRGLETQHRVKADEYYDSYLVYFYYEAFKKALNESDVSKAKEWLEKARKIKVDYRYFFYNGLLQRELGRLDLSEIELRKAVEMNNNFYVGYYELARLMQKKGEYDEAVKFHIKSLETSGGEFSLPLLGVIDAYIASGMIDSALSLLEHLPEDFPLFVDAMLRKGVLLNELQRYAEAEMTFNVAIAKEERWELFYNRAYSRERLGKLQGALFDLKKTLELNSSKSIYYDIALIERELGFVEDAIDHLLDYLEAEKEPAAELALARCYLLLGDFENAMRSLPDSARKDFREQLLVYRELAEDRGENEPIETPLFAGIVRMYRNGELVKNILELQTRSLKLPGIKELFYSEDLDYEELMRWLLKRFENEQSLRDRINNIIHGKMPKERDISIEEIMTFIRLLPFFGVRFDRLDLFTRRFAFILSGHGETLAILSIILKLYYYSLSGTDFDCILFLEEAMEEHKVYAFKFSKFIAENLETNLIDADTALEISPKTPREFLVKLLALLRADAIEEAIENDQIFYYFRR, from the coding sequence TTGTCAAAGCACGAGGTTCTAGTTTACCTTCCGCTCAAGCCCTCAGCGGCGAAGATACAAAACCTGCCGGTGAAGTTACCGGTGAGAATAGAAGACCTTCCGAAGATCGTCAACGAAGACCGGATTGATCTAGACATTATCATTCGTGGTCTGGAAACTCAGCATAGGGTAAAAGCTGATGAGTACTACGATTCATACCTTGTATATTTCTATTACGAAGCCTTCAAGAAGGCTCTAAACGAGAGTGATGTTTCCAAAGCAAAGGAATGGCTGGAAAAGGCTAGAAAAATCAAAGTTGATTATCGTTATTTCTTTTACAACGGTCTACTTCAACGTGAACTTGGACGGCTGGATCTATCTGAAATAGAACTCAGAAAAGCCGTGGAGATGAATAACAACTTCTATGTCGGCTATTATGAACTGGCACGATTGATGCAGAAGAAAGGCGAATATGACGAGGCTGTAAAATTTCACATAAAATCTCTAGAAACTTCCGGAGGAGAATTTTCATTGCCCCTACTTGGAGTAATAGACGCTTATATTGCATCAGGTATGATCGACTCTGCCCTTAGCCTGCTGGAACATCTTCCAGAAGACTTTCCATTGTTTGTGGATGCGATGTTGAGGAAAGGCGTACTTTTGAATGAACTCCAGAGATATGCTGAAGCTGAGATGACGTTCAATGTGGCTATAGCAAAGGAAGAACGCTGGGAATTATTTTACAACAGAGCATATTCCAGGGAACGCCTTGGAAAACTTCAGGGAGCACTTTTTGACTTGAAGAAAACTCTCGAATTGAACTCATCAAAGTCCATTTATTATGATATCGCCCTCATAGAAAGGGAGCTGGGGTTTGTAGAGGATGCTATTGACCATCTGCTAGACTACCTCGAGGCTGAAAAAGAACCTGCTGCAGAATTGGCACTGGCTCGCTGCTATCTTCTACTTGGTGATTTTGAAAATGCGATGCGTTCTCTGCCCGATTCTGCGCGTAAAGATTTTCGTGAACAGCTGTTAGTATACCGTGAGCTTGCCGAAGATAGAGGAGAAAACGAACCTATTGAAACCCCCCTGTTTGCAGGAATTGTCCGAATGTACAGGAATGGGGAGCTTGTGAAAAACATCCTTGAATTACAGACCCGCTCGCTAAAATTGCCAGGGATTAAGGAACTTTTTTACTCAGAAGATCTGGACTACGAGGAACTCATGCGCTGGCTGTTGAAGCGCTTCGAAAACGAGCAATCATTACGGGACAGAATAAATAACATAATACATGGAAAGATGCCCAAAGAAAGGGATATTAGCATTGAAGAGATCATGACTTTCATTCGTTTATTACCTTTCTTTGGCGTACGTTTTGATCGTTTGGATTTGTTCACACGACGCTTTGCATTTATTTTGTCTGGCCACGGTGAGACTCTGGCTATTCTGTCGATCATTCTCAAACTATATTATTATTCATTGTCAGGAACTGACTTTGACTGTATACTTTTTCTTGAGGAAGCCATGGAAGAACACAAGGTCTATGCTTTTAAGTTCTCCAAATTCATAGCAGAAAACCTTGAGACAAACCTTATCGACGCTGATACAGCTCTTGAAATTTCTCCAAAAACCCCTCGGGAATTCCTCGTGAAGCTACTGGCTCTCTTGAGGGCAGATGCCATTGAAGAAGCTATAGAAAACGATCAAATCTTTTACTACTTTAGGAGGTAA